The Leclercia adecarboxylata region ACTCCTTGATAGTTGGTGAGGTTAGATGCTCCCGTGTGTTCCTGCACATTGGGGCGTTGATAAAACAGGAGGTTTAGGTGGCCTCCTATATGGTTCAGATTAGATGGATAGGTGGCCTCATGTCAATCATAGCGCGCGAAAAAAAACCAAAAGGCGGCGGGCAGTCCCCGCAGTTTAAAATGCGTATTGATCCGGCACTGAAGGCGCAGTTGGATGCTGTGGCGGCGGAGGAAGGAGTGAGTCTCGCCAGCTGGTTGAAGGAGCTGGCGAGGGCTGAATTACGTAAACGGAGTATTCAGCCTAAAGGGTAAAATATTCAATGCGTGATAAAATGATAGCCATTTAACTTCTTAATAAATTGAGCTGTAGTATCAAATGGGACATCTACACTTTCAAAAAAAGCAAGTAAAAATAAAACTTCTATAAATTTTTCATATTTTCTAAGTTTGCCCAATTCTACTATTAATTCATTGGCATGTGTTATATCATTTCTTAATTTACATATATTAGATAATTCACTTTCTAAAATAGACCAGTTAGATTTTATTTCAGTAGGGATTCTACAGAGAAAACCCCTTAAACATTTCTCTGTGTTATATTTTGTCTTGTTACTATGGATTATTCTTTTTATGAAGCTATTAACATTTTTCTTGTCATTAAAAATATTATGTATCTCTGCTTTGTATTTAGAAATTGTGTCTTGCAATAATTTGCCATTAAGAAATTCCTTTTCAACATAACACATTGACTCCAATAATCTAAAAAATCCCAAAAATCTTTCTTCAGCATTCTGCAAACGTACATAGTGATTATATTTTTCTATGAAAGAATATTTCTCATGATTATAAAAGCTTTCAAACAAATTAAGAGGGAGTTCAGGAAGATAAGAGTAACCCTGTTGAATATTTCTGCCTAAAGGAAATAAAATGGTAATTTTCTCGGAATTTTTATTCTTTGTCGGGTAATAGAAAACAATACTTTTTCTGGTATTCCTTTTTATTAGGTTTATCTCTGAAATGTCTAGATCCCCCCCAACCAGAAAGGAAAATATCTGATAGGTTTTTTTAAGCTCAACCAAAAGGCCTTTTTCATCTTGAGGTTTCTCTAGCCTCCAGGTGAACGATGGAGGATAATATGTTCCAGACTGAAATTTAGTTATATCATAGAAAATATTGATATCATAATCACAGCTAAACACACCAAAATTTTTTACAGAGGTTCTAAATTCTGAGGTGTCAATATCTCCATTTAATAAACTTCCAGAAACGCCAAGTTTACTCTGAATTTCAGATGGTTTATTTGTAATGCCTAACCATTTGTTTAAAGATTCAGATTTTATATTAAATAAGAAATATTTTTCTTGATTAACGCATCCAGAATCTCCTATAAAAACGCATTCAGCTTCAAACTCTACTTCATGAAATGCAATAGAAGTTGGGGAGTATTGAATAGTTCTCCAGCCACCAGTAATTAATTTCAAATTCAAAAGAGTAAATGTATGGTCTCGTTCATAACAAACGAGTTTTTCTAAATTTCTACAATGACCAATATCTGGGAACTCTCTGGAATCGCTACCCTCTCCACAAATGTAGATGGATATTTTTTCAGGAGTAAGAGTTAATTTCCCTGCATAAGGTATATTATTTTCTTCAATCCAAATATTGAGTTTATATTCCTTGCTAAGAGATATTTTATCTTTCATCACATTTCCCCTTGAAATGGTTTCTTGAAAAAGAAATTTTAAGGGAATAGTAATATGAATTGGCGGAAGATCACAGGAGTCGAACCTGCCCAGGACCGCTGGCGGCCCCAACTGGATTTGAAGTCCAGCCACCTCACCGGAGATGACGATCTTCCGCGCCTCGATTGCTACATGGAGGCGGGGCGCATTATATCTACTTTCAATCATTTACCCCAACCTTTCGCACACATTTTTTACCCCTCCTTTGACCTGTATCCCCTCTTTTAAGCTAATTCTTAGGAAAATCCTCAGGTTACATTTTCCCCGTCAGCACTTTTACCGCGATCACAAAAAACAAGAATCGTAAAAACGTAACCAGAAAACGCAATACCTGCCTTGGAGGGGATGGTTTACAAGAAATGTAACCGGTCTCAGCGCCCCTACGCGTGAAGGAAAAATAATGAAAAACGAAGTCTTATCCGTCAAAGAGAAAATTGGTTACGGCATGGGTGACGCCGCAAGTCACATCATTTTCGACAACGTCATGCTCTACATGATGTTTTTCTACACCGATATCTTCGGCATCCCCGCCGGGTTCGTCGGCACCATGTTCCTGCTGGCGCGCGCGCTGGACGCCATCTCCGACCCGTGTATGGGGCTGATCGCCGACCGCACCCGCAGCCGCTGGGGTAAGTTTCGCCCGTGGATATTGTTCGGTGCCATCCCGTTTGG contains the following coding sequences:
- a CDS encoding toxin-antitoxin system HicB family antitoxin, which encodes MSIIAREKKPKGGGQSPQFKMRIDPALKAQLDAVAAEEGVSLASWLKELARAELRKRSIQPKG